A single Cucumis melo cultivar AY chromosome 4, USDA_Cmelo_AY_1.0, whole genome shotgun sequence DNA region contains:
- the LOC103486699 gene encoding uncharacterized protein LOC103486699 isoform X3 produces MLRSASSNDNASSRASETGHSEWKIKQDDEEFRVMYREGPKGTPYHTLLVEGFVDGPVDICLCTSWESELYKRWWPQFTLPSFKILTSKCLQKVRIGEQIALVRVKVSWPLSTREIVVHYFLFEYFQDDLIVILLNSISDLDSIDVTTHGFTRHAIPDADDVVRIDVVGGFAIQKVTDNRSYFRTIANMDMKLDFVPPSLINFVSRQLIGSGFRLYQKVVASFKSDEDFMKALKDPLYTRINEALYQRNRKEKVFEEKEVGYQIDQAGMHYFQEEQLEEQEENSMEDQTVNVIDDANEPTKTAIEINETKSFGEIEEEESKESRDDKEEEEEEEEEEEEDKNDTLDISIAEKSNFKGKKVSIISPEVEKALQTLDEVINMMRKCRLNTEAKAASCLIDEKPPDMEKDTEKNLSISKDTNVHPEVKLFANLSKKETTERGSDEPPRTSSNHSSRRLGSSNSLSKDVNHNKIVPASPEQKSLPSGPAEVNHTISSFIEHGMTQNLHSDQNSHDHVKQPISQHNSINDISEDAVERYVRNRKTRYWCFPGSPIRLKKGRS; encoded by the exons ATGTTGAGAAGTGCTTCAAGTAATGATAATGCTAGCAGCAGAGCTTCTGAGACAGGGCATTCTGAATGGAAA ATAAAGCAGGATGATGAAGAATTTCGAGTTATGTATCGGGAAGGACCAAAGGGCACTCCATATCATACGTTACTTGTTGAAGGTTTTGTAGATGGGCCTGTTGATATTT GTTTGTGTACGTCTTGGGAGTCTGAACTTTATAAAAGATG GTGGCCTCAATTTACCCTGCCATCCTTCAAAATTCTCACCAGCAAATGTCTCCAGAAAGTGCGGATTGGTGAACAGATTGCCTTAGTAAG GGTGAAGGTTTCATGGCCCCTGTCAACCAGGGAGATCGTCGTgcactattttttgtttgagTACTTTCAGGATGACCTTATTGTCATTCTTCTGAACTCG ATATCTGATCTGGACAGCATTGATGTAACTACTCATGGATTCACCAGGCATGCTATACCGGATGCAGATGACGTTGTAAGGATTGATGTCGTGGGAGGCTTTGCTATACAGAAGGTGACAGATAACAGGAGCTACTTCCG GACAATTGCAAACATGGACATGAAGCTGGATTTTGTCCCTCCATCGCTCATTAACTTCGTCTCAAGGCAACTTATTGGCAGTGGTTTCCGGCTCTATCAAAAg GTAGTGGCTTCTTTCAAATCTGATGAAGATTTTATGAAGGCTTTGAAAGACCCACTTTACACTCGTATAAATGAAGCCCTCTACCAGaggaatagaaaagaaaaggtgtTTGAAGAAAAAGAGGTCGGTTATCAAATCGATCAAGCTGGAATGCATTATTTTCAAGAAGAGCAGCTGGAAGAGCAGGAGGAAAATTCGATGGAAGATCAGACGGTTAATGTCATTGATGATGCAAATGAACCCACAAAAACTGCCATTGAGATCAACGAAACTAAATCTTTTGGGGAAATTGAGGAGGAAGAGAGCAAAGAAAGTAGGGatgataaagaagaagaagaagaagaagaagaagaagaagaagaggataaAAATGACACTTTAGATATTAGTATTGCAGAAAAAAGTAACTTTAAGGGTAAAAAAGTTTCTATAATTAGTCCAGAGGTGGAAAAGGCTCTCCAAACTTTAGATGAAGTCATTAATATGATGAGGAAATGTAGACTCAATACTGAAGCGAAGGCTGCTTCTTGCTTGATTGATGAAAAGCCTCCAGATATGGAGAAGGATACTGAGAAGAACTTGAGTATTTCAAAAGACACCAATGTTCATCCGGAAGTCAAGCTTTTTGCTAATTTGTCAAAGAAAGAAACCACAGAGAGAGGTTCAGATGAACCACCTCGAACGAGCTCTAACCATAGTTCCAG GCGTTTAGGATCATCAAATTCTTTGTCCAAGGATGTCAACCACAACAAAATAGTTCCAGCATCTCCAGAACAGAAATCTTTACCCTCTGGACCTGCTGAAGTTAACCACACGATATCAAGTTTCATCGAACATGGAATGACACAAAATCTGCATTCAGATCAAAATTCTCATGATCATGTTAAGCAACCAATAAGTCAGCATAATAGCATCAATGACATCAGTGAGGATGCAGTGGAGAGGTATGTGAGGAACAGAAAAACCCGGTACTGGTGCTTTCCGGGGAGTCCGATTCGGCTTAAGAAGGGAAGAAGTTGA
- the LOC103486699 gene encoding uncharacterized protein LOC103486699 isoform X1, which yields MEKKKKITQYRERLDKTLASPDLTNQESINSLVSNQIHRSNLRHGTEGCNDNVVLRRTAEVSNFLDMLRSASSNDNASSRASETGHSEWKIKQDDEEFRVMYREGPKGTPYHTLLVEGFVDGPVDICLCTSWESELYKRWWPQFTLPSFKILTSKCLQKVRIGEQIALVRVKVSWPLSTREIVVHYFLFEYFQDDLIVILLNSISDLDSIDVTTHGFTRHAIPDADDVVRIDVVGGFAIQKVTDNRSYFRTIANMDMKLDFVPPSLINFVSRQLIGSGFRLYQKVVASFKSDEDFMKALKDPLYTRINEALYQRNRKEKVFEEKEVGYQIDQAGMHYFQEEQLEEQEENSMEDQTVNVIDDANEPTKTAIEINETKSFGEIEEEESKESRDDKEEEEEEEEEEEEDKNDTLDISIAEKSNFKGKKVSIISPEVEKALQTLDEVINMMRKCRLNTEAKAASCLIDEKPPDMEKDTEKNLSISKDTNVHPEVKLFANLSKKETTERGSDEPPRTSSNHSSRRLGSSNSLSKDVNHNKIVPASPEQKSLPSGPAEVNHTISSFIEHGMTQNLHSDQNSHDHVKQPISQHNSINDISEDAVERYVRNRKTRYWCFPGSPIRLKKGRS from the exons atggagaaaaagaaaaagatcacGCAGTATAGAGAGAGGCTAGATAAAACACTTGCATCTCCTGATCTAACAAACCAGGAGTCTATTAATTCTCTAGTTTCAAATCAAATTCACCGTTCGAATTTGAGACATGGAACTGAAG GATGTAATGATAATGTGGTATTGCGAAGAACTGCCGAAGTATCAAATTTTCTTGACATGTTGAGAAGTGCTTCAAGTAATGATAATGCTAGCAGCAGAGCTTCTGAGACAGGGCATTCTGAATGGAAA ATAAAGCAGGATGATGAAGAATTTCGAGTTATGTATCGGGAAGGACCAAAGGGCACTCCATATCATACGTTACTTGTTGAAGGTTTTGTAGATGGGCCTGTTGATATTT GTTTGTGTACGTCTTGGGAGTCTGAACTTTATAAAAGATG GTGGCCTCAATTTACCCTGCCATCCTTCAAAATTCTCACCAGCAAATGTCTCCAGAAAGTGCGGATTGGTGAACAGATTGCCTTAGTAAG GGTGAAGGTTTCATGGCCCCTGTCAACCAGGGAGATCGTCGTgcactattttttgtttgagTACTTTCAGGATGACCTTATTGTCATTCTTCTGAACTCG ATATCTGATCTGGACAGCATTGATGTAACTACTCATGGATTCACCAGGCATGCTATACCGGATGCAGATGACGTTGTAAGGATTGATGTCGTGGGAGGCTTTGCTATACAGAAGGTGACAGATAACAGGAGCTACTTCCG GACAATTGCAAACATGGACATGAAGCTGGATTTTGTCCCTCCATCGCTCATTAACTTCGTCTCAAGGCAACTTATTGGCAGTGGTTTCCGGCTCTATCAAAAg GTAGTGGCTTCTTTCAAATCTGATGAAGATTTTATGAAGGCTTTGAAAGACCCACTTTACACTCGTATAAATGAAGCCCTCTACCAGaggaatagaaaagaaaaggtgtTTGAAGAAAAAGAGGTCGGTTATCAAATCGATCAAGCTGGAATGCATTATTTTCAAGAAGAGCAGCTGGAAGAGCAGGAGGAAAATTCGATGGAAGATCAGACGGTTAATGTCATTGATGATGCAAATGAACCCACAAAAACTGCCATTGAGATCAACGAAACTAAATCTTTTGGGGAAATTGAGGAGGAAGAGAGCAAAGAAAGTAGGGatgataaagaagaagaagaagaagaagaagaagaagaagaagaggataaAAATGACACTTTAGATATTAGTATTGCAGAAAAAAGTAACTTTAAGGGTAAAAAAGTTTCTATAATTAGTCCAGAGGTGGAAAAGGCTCTCCAAACTTTAGATGAAGTCATTAATATGATGAGGAAATGTAGACTCAATACTGAAGCGAAGGCTGCTTCTTGCTTGATTGATGAAAAGCCTCCAGATATGGAGAAGGATACTGAGAAGAACTTGAGTATTTCAAAAGACACCAATGTTCATCCGGAAGTCAAGCTTTTTGCTAATTTGTCAAAGAAAGAAACCACAGAGAGAGGTTCAGATGAACCACCTCGAACGAGCTCTAACCATAGTTCCAG GCGTTTAGGATCATCAAATTCTTTGTCCAAGGATGTCAACCACAACAAAATAGTTCCAGCATCTCCAGAACAGAAATCTTTACCCTCTGGACCTGCTGAAGTTAACCACACGATATCAAGTTTCATCGAACATGGAATGACACAAAATCTGCATTCAGATCAAAATTCTCATGATCATGTTAAGCAACCAATAAGTCAGCATAATAGCATCAATGACATCAGTGAGGATGCAGTGGAGAGGTATGTGAGGAACAGAAAAACCCGGTACTGGTGCTTTCCGGGGAGTCCGATTCGGCTTAAGAAGGGAAGAAGTTGA
- the LOC103486699 gene encoding uncharacterized protein LOC103486699 isoform X2, whose product MEKKKKITQYRERLDKTLASPDLTNQESINSLVSNQIHRSNLRHGTEGCNDNVVLRRTAEVSNFLDMLRSASSNDNASSRASETGHSEWKIKQDDEEFRVMYREGPKGTPYHTLLVEGFVDGPVDICLCTSWESELYKRWVKVSWPLSTREIVVHYFLFEYFQDDLIVILLNSISDLDSIDVTTHGFTRHAIPDADDVVRIDVVGGFAIQKVTDNRSYFRTIANMDMKLDFVPPSLINFVSRQLIGSGFRLYQKVVASFKSDEDFMKALKDPLYTRINEALYQRNRKEKVFEEKEVGYQIDQAGMHYFQEEQLEEQEENSMEDQTVNVIDDANEPTKTAIEINETKSFGEIEEEESKESRDDKEEEEEEEEEEEEDKNDTLDISIAEKSNFKGKKVSIISPEVEKALQTLDEVINMMRKCRLNTEAKAASCLIDEKPPDMEKDTEKNLSISKDTNVHPEVKLFANLSKKETTERGSDEPPRTSSNHSSRRLGSSNSLSKDVNHNKIVPASPEQKSLPSGPAEVNHTISSFIEHGMTQNLHSDQNSHDHVKQPISQHNSINDISEDAVERYVRNRKTRYWCFPGSPIRLKKGRS is encoded by the exons atggagaaaaagaaaaagatcacGCAGTATAGAGAGAGGCTAGATAAAACACTTGCATCTCCTGATCTAACAAACCAGGAGTCTATTAATTCTCTAGTTTCAAATCAAATTCACCGTTCGAATTTGAGACATGGAACTGAAG GATGTAATGATAATGTGGTATTGCGAAGAACTGCCGAAGTATCAAATTTTCTTGACATGTTGAGAAGTGCTTCAAGTAATGATAATGCTAGCAGCAGAGCTTCTGAGACAGGGCATTCTGAATGGAAA ATAAAGCAGGATGATGAAGAATTTCGAGTTATGTATCGGGAAGGACCAAAGGGCACTCCATATCATACGTTACTTGTTGAAGGTTTTGTAGATGGGCCTGTTGATATTT GTTTGTGTACGTCTTGGGAGTCTGAACTTTATAAAAGATG GGTGAAGGTTTCATGGCCCCTGTCAACCAGGGAGATCGTCGTgcactattttttgtttgagTACTTTCAGGATGACCTTATTGTCATTCTTCTGAACTCG ATATCTGATCTGGACAGCATTGATGTAACTACTCATGGATTCACCAGGCATGCTATACCGGATGCAGATGACGTTGTAAGGATTGATGTCGTGGGAGGCTTTGCTATACAGAAGGTGACAGATAACAGGAGCTACTTCCG GACAATTGCAAACATGGACATGAAGCTGGATTTTGTCCCTCCATCGCTCATTAACTTCGTCTCAAGGCAACTTATTGGCAGTGGTTTCCGGCTCTATCAAAAg GTAGTGGCTTCTTTCAAATCTGATGAAGATTTTATGAAGGCTTTGAAAGACCCACTTTACACTCGTATAAATGAAGCCCTCTACCAGaggaatagaaaagaaaaggtgtTTGAAGAAAAAGAGGTCGGTTATCAAATCGATCAAGCTGGAATGCATTATTTTCAAGAAGAGCAGCTGGAAGAGCAGGAGGAAAATTCGATGGAAGATCAGACGGTTAATGTCATTGATGATGCAAATGAACCCACAAAAACTGCCATTGAGATCAACGAAACTAAATCTTTTGGGGAAATTGAGGAGGAAGAGAGCAAAGAAAGTAGGGatgataaagaagaagaagaagaagaagaagaagaagaagaagaggataaAAATGACACTTTAGATATTAGTATTGCAGAAAAAAGTAACTTTAAGGGTAAAAAAGTTTCTATAATTAGTCCAGAGGTGGAAAAGGCTCTCCAAACTTTAGATGAAGTCATTAATATGATGAGGAAATGTAGACTCAATACTGAAGCGAAGGCTGCTTCTTGCTTGATTGATGAAAAGCCTCCAGATATGGAGAAGGATACTGAGAAGAACTTGAGTATTTCAAAAGACACCAATGTTCATCCGGAAGTCAAGCTTTTTGCTAATTTGTCAAAGAAAGAAACCACAGAGAGAGGTTCAGATGAACCACCTCGAACGAGCTCTAACCATAGTTCCAG GCGTTTAGGATCATCAAATTCTTTGTCCAAGGATGTCAACCACAACAAAATAGTTCCAGCATCTCCAGAACAGAAATCTTTACCCTCTGGACCTGCTGAAGTTAACCACACGATATCAAGTTTCATCGAACATGGAATGACACAAAATCTGCATTCAGATCAAAATTCTCATGATCATGTTAAGCAACCAATAAGTCAGCATAATAGCATCAATGACATCAGTGAGGATGCAGTGGAGAGGTATGTGAGGAACAGAAAAACCCGGTACTGGTGCTTTCCGGGGAGTCCGATTCGGCTTAAGAAGGGAAGAAGTTGA
- the LOC103486701 gene encoding pentatricopeptide repeat-containing protein At1g62930, chloroplastic-like, translating to MAARLMPSTLMKKFLKGVVPNSRLSPILSGIHVDTSLENNQNCPRLKQSTQFSSDKSVTNNSVNSVKGLDYDKKLNSEVEIFKCLAIQKGFFETVQTYYETIVKLGLNGNIDEMERTCRDLVNEGCSGVEEIIVSLVNTLVRRGRAREALWVFPHISSVGLRPSVETFNVVLAVFVEEDRDIQEVLFVYKEMVKAGIVPNVDTLNFLLAALFHAEQIKTAMNQFRRMRKKGCSPNSKTFEVLVNALITKNLVDEAVLVLGIMYKSQCELDLSFYTCAISLFCREDRIDVGSWLFTMMKASNIVPGTLIYNTLIQSLCKSLSLDKALFLLEEMVESGLIPEESVYVSIIEVFFELGKTDEAIKFVEDRCAFYTSPHNALLEGCTNAGKILLANCILGKMSKMNIDDCKSWNIVIGWLCNNARIGNAFEFLGKMIVLSFVPNEDTYAALIVGNCKSRRYEVALQLMNEVHSKCWILNAGCYSELIEGLCQANRTLEAAEVFCHMSKNRHPLHPSLFDTLIKEMCDLGHVDETLVLLQLASYAGTSCKTVTYASILHELSKTNKAETALLVLSQMLVLGCNLDLETYYILIHSFSSINRVNESILLFNCMVNEALLPDSEGLYNLLLCIANHSQLHMISTTIDKLVTHTDLVNTATYNLLINGLWKEDRKYEACKLLDSMLEKGWVPDATTHGLLIGSLFQEKTGDRVLISENSAIEDNVSSILVEGLGNS from the coding sequence ATGGCTGCAAGGCTCATGCCGTCGACTCTTATGAAGAAGTTTCTCAAAGGGGTTGTACCAAATTCACGCTTGTCTCCAATTCTCAGTGGTATTCATGTTGATACTTCCCTGGAAAACAATCAGAACTGTCCAAGGTTAAAACAAAGTACTCAATTCTCGAGTGATAAGTCTGTCACGAACAACTCTGTCAACTCTGTCAAAGGTTTGGATTATGATAAGAAATTGAACTCAGAGGTAGAAATCTTCAAATGTCTGGCTATCCAGAAGGGATTTTTTGAGACTGTCCAAACATATTACGAGACCATTGTCAAGCTGGGTTTGAATGGAAACATTGACGAAATGGAAAGGACTTGTCGAGATCTTGTGAATGAAGGGTGTTCAGGTGTAGAAGAAATTATTGTCTCTTTGGTTAATACCTTAGTTAGACGTGGTAGAGCCAGAGAAGCACTTTGGGTATTTCCTCATATAAGTTCGGTTGGTTTAAGGCCTTCAGTAGAAACATTTAATGTTGTTTTGGCTGTTTTTGTTGAGGAAGATAGAGATATTCAGGAAGTTTTATTTGTTTACAAGGAAATGGTGAAAGCTGGCATTGTACCAAATGTTGACACATTAAACTTTCTGTTAGCTGCATTGTTTCATGCTGAACAAATTAAGACAGCCATGAACCAGTTTAGGAGAATGAGAAAGAAAGGATGCAGTCCTAATAGTAAAACCTTTGAGGTTCTCGTAAATGCTTTAATTACAAAAAATTTAGTGGATGAAGCTGTTTTAGTTTTGGGTATAATGTACAAAAGTCAGTGCGAACTTGATTTGAGCTTCTACACATGTGCAATATCTTTATTTTGTAGGGAAGATAGAATAGATGTTGGAAGCTGGTTGTTTACAATGATGAAGGCTTCCAATATTGTACCAGGTACCTTGATTTATAATACTCTAATACAAAGTTTATGCAAAAGCCTTTCATTAGATAAGGCATTATTCCTGCTTGAAGAGATGGTTGAAAGTGGTTTGATCCCTGAAGAAAGTGTGTATGTAAGTATCATAGAAGTTTTTTTTGAGCTTGGGAAAACAGACGAAGCTATAAAGTTTGTGGAAGATAGATGTGCTTTTTATACTTCTCCTCACAATGCGTTGCTTGAAGGTTGCACCAATGCTGGAAAGATTTTATTAGCAAATTGTATCCTGGGGAAAATGTCAAAAATGAATATTGATGATTGCAAATCTTGGAACATAGTTATTGGATGGCTGTGCAACAATGCAAGAATTGGAAATGCTTTTGAATTCCTTGGTAAAATGATTGTGCTGTCATTTGTTCCCAACGAAGACACGTATGCAGCTCTGATAGTTGGAAACTGTAAATCCAGGAGGTATGAAGTTGCATTACAGTTAATGAATGAGGTACATTCTAAATGTTGGATTCTTAATGCTGGATGTTACTCTGAGCTTATAGAAGGCCTTTGCCAAGCCAATAGGACTCTTGAGGCTGCAGAAGTTTTTTGCCACATGTCTAAAAATAGACACCCTCTTCATCCGTCTTTATTTGATACCTTGATCAAGGAGATGTGTGATTTAGGACATGTTGATGAAACATtggtgctgctacagttggcAAGTTATGCCGGTACTTCTTGTAAAACTGTGACATATGCTTCTATATTGCATGAGTTGTCTAAAACTAATAAGGCAGAGACTGCCTTACTTGTCTTATCACAGATGCTGGTGTTGGGTTGTAACCTTGATTTGGAGACATACTACATTCTCATACATAGTTTTAGTTCCATTAATCGAGTAAATGAGTCCATATTGCTTTTCAACTGTATGGTCAATGAGGCTCTTCTACCTGATTCAGAAGGACTTTATAATTTACTTTTATGTATAGCCAACCATTCTCAGCTGCATATGATTTCAACTACAATCGATAAACTGGTTACTCATACTGACCTTGTAAATACTGCAACATACAACTTATTGATCAATGGGTTATGGAAAGAGGACAGAAAGTATGAAGCTTGTAAATTGTTGGACTCAATGTTGGAAAAGGGGTGGGTACCAGATGCTACAACTCATGGATTGCTGATTGGCTCTCTATTTCAAGAGAAGACTGGGGACAGGGTTTTAATTAGTGAGAATTCCGCCATTGAAGATAACGTAAGCAGCATACTAGTTGAGGGCCTAGGGAATTCATGA
- the LOC103486700 gene encoding iron-sulfur cluster co-chaperone protein HscB homolog, translated as MLKTKLRSSLFYVLRTNTPLSSAINFPNVSNSALSPQISSISQLPTISECSRPSPSTACEFLDNLSFSSRVFCSRSAEASDLKPRCWNCGAVAPSSVVFLVCDSCRSIQPVDQSVDYFQIFGLEKEYEIGDVNLESKYKDWQKKLHPDLVHSKSDREREYAAEQSARVIDAYRTLSKPLSRAIYILKLEGVDVDEEDTISEPELLNEIMEIREAVEDASGSRELNQIQSQMQEKLNHWSNTFAKALRNRNFNDAVSSIQRMTYYERVKEEITKKL; from the exons ATGTTGAAGACGAAGCTTCGATCTTCACTTTTCTACGTTCTACGCACCAACACACCTCTCTCTTCCGCCATTAATTTCCCTAATGTTTCCAATTCAGCTCTGTCACCCCAAATTTCTTCTATTTCACAACTTCCTACTATCTCTGAATGCTCTCGACCATCGCCATCCACTGCATGTGAATTTCTCGACAATCTGAGCTTTTCCTCCAGGGTTTTCTGCTCCCGGTCGGCAGAGGCGTCCGACCTGAAACCCAGGTGCTGGAATTGCGGTGCGGTGGCTCCATCTTCAGTGGTGTTTCTGGTGTGCGATTCTTGTCGGAGCATTCAGCCTGTGGACCAGTCGGTGGATTATTTTCAGATATTTGGATT GGAAAAGGAGTATGAAATTGGAGATGTCAATCTGGAGAGCAAGTATAAAGATTGGCAGAAGAAATTACATCCCGACTTAGTTCATTCTAAATCAGAC AGAGAAAGAGAATATGCTGCTGAACAATCTGCTCGGGTGATCGATGCTTACCGTACTCTTAGTAAGCCATTGTCGAGAGCAATATATATT CTGAAACTCGAGGGTGTAGATGTTGATGAGGAGGATACAATTTCTGAACCAGAGTTGCTAAATGAG ATTATGGAAATCAGGGAAGCTGTAGAAGATGCATCTGGATCTCGGGAATTAAACCAGATTCAGTCTCAG ATGCAAGAGAAACTAAATCATTGGTCAAACACATTTGCAAAAGCTTTGCGAAACAGGAACTTCAATGATGCTGTCTCGTCCATACAGCGAATGACATACTACGAGCGGGTGAAAGAAGAAATTACAAAGAAGCTTTAA